The Deltaproteobacteria bacterium genome includes a window with the following:
- a CDS encoding CarD family transcriptional regulator: MGEAFKVKDLAVYPGHGVGQIERLEEREIAGNRMRFFILRILKSEMTVMIPVDNVVTVGLRKVIDSAQVNRVFKILKEREISVDTQTWNRRYREYSDKIKTGSVFQIAEVLRDLCIMKIEKDLSFGERKMLDEARSLLVHELAIAKKKAEADILGEVDKILEKTAQRASTEGVKRPAKAKIPIQQTRARRTVHAAQA; the protein is encoded by the coding sequence ATGGGCGAAGCTTTCAAGGTAAAGGATCTGGCAGTGTACCCCGGTCATGGCGTAGGCCAGATCGAGCGGCTTGAAGAGCGTGAAATTGCCGGTAACCGCATGCGTTTTTTCATTCTCCGGATTCTGAAGAGCGAGATGACCGTGATGATTCCGGTGGACAACGTGGTAACGGTGGGACTGCGCAAAGTGATCGATTCGGCCCAGGTGAACCGCGTGTTCAAGATCCTCAAGGAGCGGGAGATCTCGGTCGATACGCAGACCTGGAATCGGCGGTATCGTGAATACAGTGACAAGATCAAGACCGGTTCGGTTTTCCAGATCGCCGAAGTTCTGCGGGACCTGTGCATCATGAAAATCGAAAAAGACCTTTCCTTCGGCGAGCGCAAGATGCTTGATGAGGCGCGCTCGCTGCTGGTGCATGAACTCGCCATTGCGAAGAAGAAGGCAGAGGCCGATATCCTGGGCGAAGTGGACAAGATACTCGAAAAGACCGCCCAGCGCGCTTCTACCGAGGGTGTGAAGCGTCCGGCCAAGGCGAAGATTCCGATCCAGCAGACCCGTGCCCGTCGCACCGTTCACGCCGCGCAGGCGTAA
- the ispF gene encoding 2-C-methyl-D-erythritol 2,4-cyclodiphosphate synthase, whose protein sequence is MTKLRIGHGYDIHRLTAGRRCVLGGVEIPSDVGPDGHSDADVLIHAIMDALLGAASLGDIGQLFPNTDAKWKDVSSLVMLQEVCRRVRAEGWEIVNVDSTLVGEKPRVMKHAPEMARVMAAEMGLVPSQIGIKATTNEGLGAIGRNEGIAAFAVALLTGSGGTGSSRRN, encoded by the coding sequence ATGACGAAACTCCGGATCGGACATGGCTATGACATTCACCGGCTTACGGCTGGACGTCGCTGTGTACTGGGTGGCGTGGAAATTCCGTCCGATGTTGGTCCTGATGGTCATTCCGATGCCGACGTGCTCATCCATGCGATCATGGATGCGCTTCTTGGCGCGGCGAGCCTAGGGGACATTGGCCAACTGTTCCCCAATACCGATGCGAAATGGAAGGATGTATCGAGCCTTGTCATGCTACAGGAAGTCTGCCGCCGGGTTCGCGCCGAAGGCTGGGAGATCGTCAACGTGGACTCGACACTCGTCGGGGAAAAACCCAGGGTGATGAAACACGCACCGGAAATGGCACGGGTCATGGCTGCTGAAATGGGCCTTGTGCCGTCACAGATCGGCATCAAGGCGACTACCAATGAGGGACTGGGTGCCATTGGCCGTAATGAAGGCATTGCTGCATTCGCAGTGGCGCTTCTGACCGGTTCCGGTGGAACCGGATCCAGCCGGAGGAACTGA
- the ispD gene encoding 2-C-methyl-D-erythritol 4-phosphate cytidylyltransferase, with product MRLFAVIVAGGSGVRFGGPVRKQYLELGGRPILLRSIGRIRESVHPVNTVVVAPAADLELVSALIPAQWRGNTKVVPGGTERQHSVYKGIQALPEAEDSDLILVHDAVRPLVSPAAVQAAVKSAGESGASTVGIKMRETVKKVGPASPDIIMETVDRAPLWTVQTPQVFRAEWIKKAHERAATRETPGTDDCQLLEWMGRTVKLVAGNVENIKITTPEDLAVAEALVRGDLVKLAEVPA from the coding sequence ATGCGTTTATTCGCCGTTATTGTGGCCGGGGGTTCCGGAGTGAGGTTCGGGGGACCGGTCCGAAAACAGTACCTGGAACTCGGAGGACGGCCCATTCTGCTCCGCTCAATAGGCCGCATCCGTGAGAGTGTACACCCGGTGAATACTGTGGTTGTAGCTCCGGCGGCCGATCTTGAACTGGTGAGTGCCCTTATTCCGGCGCAATGGCGGGGCAACACCAAAGTAGTTCCGGGCGGAACCGAACGTCAGCATTCGGTTTACAAGGGAATCCAGGCTCTTCCTGAAGCAGAGGATAGCGATCTGATCCTGGTTCACGATGCGGTAAGGCCTCTCGTTTCACCGGCGGCGGTACAGGCGGCAGTGAAAAGTGCCGGCGAGAGTGGCGCATCAACAGTTGGGATCAAGATGCGCGAGACGGTGAAAAAGGTCGGACCGGCATCACCGGACATCATCATGGAGACAGTTGATCGAGCGCCTTTATGGACTGTCCAGACACCGCAGGTATTTCGCGCCGAATGGATAAAGAAGGCCCATGAACGGGCCGCCACTCGCGAAACTCCCGGTACCGACGACTGCCAGCTCCTTGAATGGATGGGCAGGACCGTGAAACTGGTCGCAGGTAATGTGGAAAACATCAAGATCACGACACCAGAAGACCTTGCCGTTGCTGAAGCTTTGGTACGCGGGGACCTGGTGAAGCTTGCGGAGGTTCCGGCCTGA